One region of Betaproteobacteria bacterium genomic DNA includes:
- a CDS encoding ATP phosphoribosyltransferase regulatory subunit, producing MTPRWVLPEYIEDALPTEAMRIERLRRRMLDLFVAHGYELVIPPIIEYLDSLLTGTGGDLDLQTFKLVDQLNGRMLGLRADITPQAARIDAHLLNRKGVARLCYAGSVVHTLPVAGSRTRESMQVGAELFGHRGLESDIEVQRLMLAALAQAGIAAPQIDLGHVGVLRSLVSRSGLNGRREDELFLALQAKDLPELRALLREVEAPYREALELLPQLYGDETVLREAGRRLPRLPEIAGALRDLRRLAAATRDLARTIQFDLGELRGYRYHSGVVFAVYAPGFTAAVARGGRYDEVGEAFGRARAATGFSLDVRELAGACGKREQRRILAPAARAPQLERLVAELRGRGEIVVAELPGHADTRQELGCDHVIARVGGRWQVRALDRAQRPAANNGRRIGASNARRPGRERSAPTG from the coding sequence TTGACCCCGCGCTGGGTATTGCCCGAGTACATCGAAGACGCGCTGCCCACCGAGGCGATGCGCATCGAACGGCTGCGCCGGCGCATGCTGGACCTGTTCGTCGCGCACGGCTATGAGTTGGTCATTCCGCCGATCATCGAATACCTGGATTCGCTCCTCACCGGCACGGGCGGTGACCTCGACCTGCAGACCTTCAAGCTGGTGGATCAGCTCAACGGCCGCATGCTCGGGCTGCGTGCCGACATCACGCCGCAGGCGGCGCGCATCGATGCGCATTTGCTCAATCGCAAGGGCGTGGCACGGCTGTGCTACGCGGGTAGCGTCGTACACACGCTGCCGGTAGCCGGCAGCCGTACGCGCGAATCCATGCAGGTGGGCGCGGAGCTTTTCGGCCACCGTGGGCTCGAAAGCGACATCGAGGTGCAGCGGCTCATGCTCGCGGCGCTGGCGCAGGCCGGAATCGCGGCTCCGCAGATCGACCTCGGCCATGTCGGCGTGCTGCGCAGCCTCGTGAGCCGCAGCGGCTTGAACGGCCGGCGCGAAGACGAATTGTTTCTGGCACTGCAGGCCAAGGATCTACCCGAGCTGCGCGCGCTGCTGCGGGAGGTCGAAGCGCCGTATCGCGAGGCGCTCGAGCTCCTGCCGCAGCTGTACGGCGACGAGACGGTGTTGCGCGAAGCGGGGCGCCGGCTGCCGCGACTTCCCGAGATCGCCGGTGCGCTGCGGGACTTACGGCGGTTGGCGGCCGCCACGCGCGATCTCGCTCGCACCATCCAGTTCGATCTGGGGGAGCTGCGCGGTTATCGCTATCACAGCGGGGTGGTGTTCGCGGTTTACGCGCCGGGCTTCACCGCTGCAGTGGCGCGCGGCGGACGCTACGACGAGGTGGGCGAGGCCTTCGGGCGCGCCCGCGCGGCAACCGGGTTCAGTCTCGATGTGCGCGAGCTCGCGGGCGCATGCGGCAAGCGCGAGCAACGCCGCATCCTGGCGCCTGCGGCACGCGCGCCGCAGCTCGAACGGCTGGTTGCCGAGCTGCGCGGGCGGGGCGAGATCGTGGTTGCCGAGCTGCCGGGTCATGCGGATACTCGACAAGAGCTCGGCTGCGACCATGTCATCGCGCGGGTCGGCGGCCGCTGGCAGGTGCGTGCCCTCGATCGTGCGCAACGGCCCGCCGCGAACAACGGGCGCCGCATTGGCGCGAGCAATGCGCGCCGACCGGGCCGGGAACGATCTGCGCCGACGGGCTGA